TACTAATCCTATAAAGTTGGCAGAGGGGTTATCGGCTAAATGGAACCAGGGATTGCAAGCGGGCTCACTAATCGAAAGATTCGAGCCTGCACGCGGATACGTAAATGTATTTGTAGATCAAAAAACTCTCCTTGCACGCATACTCAAAGACCTGCTAGATTATGGTGAAAAATATGGTTCCTACCCGAAACTCAACAAGACCATGGTGGTTGACTACTGCTCGCCCAACATCGCTAAGCCCTTGTCGGTAGGGCACTTAAGATCAACCATCATCGGCCAGGCGCTTATAAATATTCTACGAGCAAGGGGATACCGAGTAGTGGGCATAAACTTCATGGGTGACTGGGGAACGCAATTTGGCAAGCTTATTTATGCGTTTGAGCAGTGGGGTAACGAGAAGAAGTTGGAAGATGAGCCAATCCAGCATCTATTGGAACTTTACGTGCGCTTTCACAAGGAGGCCAAGGAAAACCCGGCTTTGGAGGATGAAGGTCGGGCGGCGTTCAAACGATTACAGCAGGGAGGAGAAAAGGAACGAGCGCTCTGGCAGCGCTTCCGAGAAAGTAGCCTTGAGGCCTTCGAAAAGACGGTAGCCCGACTGGGGGTTAAGTTTGACCACAACTGGTTTGAGAGCGAGTTCGAGGAGAGGGCGTGTGAGTTGGTGAACGAGCTACTTGCCAAAGGGATCGCCGAAGAGTCAGAAGGAGCAATAATAATCCGATTCAGACCTTTACTGCCAGCCGAATCTCCTGAGCCTCCGCCAGCCCAACCTCCACTTGTAATCCGTAAGTCTGACGGAACCACCCTCTACCCGACACGTGATCTCGCCTCAGCCGTGGAAAGAATCGAAAGGTTCCAGCCTGTCCATAGGTTGTTATATGCTGTAGCTTCAGAACAAACCCTTTACTTCTCCCAGTTATGGAATGTCCTAGAGGAGATGCGGAAAAGGGGATTCTTCAAGCATGCGAAGATAAATCAACCAGGGATACTGAAGTATATACCCTTCGGGATGGTGTCACTGCCAACAGGTAAGATCTCCACACGCGAGGGGCGCATCGTTTATCTTGACGAACTCCTGGACGAGGCCGAGCGTCGAGCAGCCCAGATCATAGCAGAAAAGAACCCGGATATGCCTGACGCCCGAAGGAAGGAGGTGGCAAGAAAGGTGGGGATCGGAGCCGTGATCTATGCCGACCTCTCTCAGGATCGAATAAAGGACATCGTCTTCGACTGGTCAAAGATGCTGGCATTCGAGGGCAACAGTGCTC
The DNA window shown above is from candidate division TA06 bacterium B3_TA06 and carries:
- a CDS encoding arginine--tRNA ligase translates to MLHLLQRGERLNYVLDRIYADVESLAATEFGQPNPEIRRPPKGSEAIYAVPCFQYAKEKDTNPIKLAEGLSAKWNQGLQAGSLIERFEPARGYVNVFVDQKTLLARILKDLLDYGEKYGSYPKLNKTMVVDYCSPNIAKPLSVGHLRSTIIGQALINILRARGYRVVGINFMGDWGTQFGKLIYAFEQWGNEKKLEDEPIQHLLELYVRFHKEAKENPALEDEGRAAFKRLQQGGEKERALWQRFRESSLEAFEKTVARLGVKFDHNWFESEFEERACELVNELLAKGIAEESEGAIIIRFRPLLPAESPEPPPAQPPLVIRKSDGTTLYPTRDLASAVERIERFQPVHRLLYAVASEQTLYFSQLWNVLEEMRKRGFFKHAKINQPGILKYIPFGMVSLPTGKISTREGRIVYLDELLDEAERRAAQIIAEKNPDMPDARRKEVARKVGIGAVIYADLSQDRIKDIVFDWSKMLAFEGNSAPYLQYAAVRCARILAKASPEDRKCLEEPKDADIPRMVEEIKEPQSIELLMALGRFPQAIAEAAERYAPHALASYLYDLATALSRFYTEVPVLKAKTNTARLARLTLIEATGRVLRRGLALLGIETPEQM